The stretch of DNA CTCGTGGAGCACCCTGGCGTCCTTCCGATGCGCCATGCGATAGATGAAGGGGCTGAAGAAGTATCCGTGCCGATAGGCCCCTTCCTCCAGACGCCCGCCATCCAGCAGCACGTGGGCCCCCTCCTGCTTCGCCAGCAGGTTATAGAAACTCACCTTCTTCATCGCCCCTTCATTGATGAGCGGCCCCATGAAGACCTGGGGATCGAGGGGATCGCCGATGACGATTCGCCTCGCCATGGCAACAAAGGCGTTTGCGAACTCCTCCATTCGGCTCTCATGGACAATGAGGCGAGAGGCTGAGGTGCAACGCTGACCCGTTGTCTTGAAGGCGCTGAGGATCGCCGCCCGGACGGCCAGATCAAGATCGGCATCCTTGCAGACGATCATCGCATTCTTCCCGCCCATCTCGCAGGCGTACATCTTCCGATAGTCCTTGACACAGGTCTCCTTGATCCGTGATCCCACATCATACGAGCCGGTAAAGAGCACCACCTCGACGTCGGGGTGGGTCACCAGCGGCCACCCTGTATCCTCTCCCGTACCATGAATGAGATTCAGGACGCCTGGAGGCAGTTCGGCCCGCTCAAAGCACTCCACGATCTTCTCCCCCACCAACGGGGTGTTCCCGGACGGCTTGAAGACCACCGTGTTCCCTTCAAGTAGGGCCGGCGTAATCAGCCAGATAGGAATCGCAAAGGGGAAATTCCAAGGGCTGATAACCGCCACCACGCCTTTCGGCTTACGGAACATATACGCATCCTTCTCAGCGATCTCCGAGGGAACGACCTGGCCAGAAGCAAGCCGCGCATGGCCGAACATGTACTGCGCCATATGGATTCCTTCGACGACATCGGCTTTGGCCTCGTTATGCGCCTTGCCGGCCTCAGACGCCACGAGACGGGTAATCTCATCAGTCTGAGACTTGATGACTTCGACGAAGCGGTCGAGATACTCCCCCCTTTTC from Candidatus Methylomirabilota bacterium encodes:
- a CDS encoding aldehyde dehydrogenase family protein, with the protein product MEGKNYIAGKWVDAVGEARFESRNPAKFDQVLGTVALSNREDAERAVAAAKSAFHGWRALSRVKRGEYLDRFVEVIKSQTDEITRLVASEAGKAHNEAKADVVEGIHMAQYMFGHARLASGQVVPSEIAEKDAYMFRKPKGVVAVISPWNFPFAIPIWLITPALLEGNTVVFKPSGNTPLVGEKIVECFERAELPPGVLNLIHGTGEDTGWPLVTHPDVEVVLFTGSYDVGSRIKETCVKDYRKMYACEMGGKNAMIVCKDADLDLAVRAAILSAFKTTGQRCTSASRLIVHESRMEEFANAFVAMARRIVIGDPLDPQVFMGPLINEGAMKKVSFYNLLAKQEGAHVLLDGGRLEEGAYRHGYFFSPFIYRMAHRKDARVLHEEVFGPHVAVIPFRTLDEAIAIHNDVDYGLACSVITEDYRTAHRLREECEFGVGYWNLPTIGAEVHLPFGGLKKSGTGVPASWPLLDLVTHKVAWTVGHSYEIKMAQGLSADV